A stretch of the Macaca thibetana thibetana isolate TM-01 chromosome X, ASM2454274v1, whole genome shotgun sequence genome encodes the following:
- the LOC126946774 gene encoding basic proline-rich protein-like, producing SSPLLPPPPPPPPPPPPPPPPPPPPPLPPPPPPPPPPPSPPPPPSSPPPPPPPPPPPPPSPPPLPPPPPPPLPPPPPPPPPPPPPPPPPPPPPPPPPPPPPPPPPPPPPPPPPPPPPPPPPPPPPPPPPPPPPPPSPPPPPPPPPPPPPPPPPPPPPPPPPPPPPPPPPPPPPPPPPPPPPPPPPPPPPPPPPPPPPPPPPPPPPPPPPPPPPPPPPPPPPPPPPPPPPPPPPPPPPPPPPPPPPPPPPPPPPPPPPPPPPPPPPPPPPPPPPPPPPPPPPPPPPPPPPPPPPPPPPPPPPPPPPPPPPPPPPPPPPPPPPPPPPPPPPPPPPPPPPPPPPPPPPPPPPPPPPPPPPPPPPPPPPPPPPPPPPPPPPPPPPPPPPPPPPPPPPPPPPPPPPPPPPPPPLPPPPPPPPPPPPPPPPPLPPPPPPPPPPPPPPPPPPPPPPPPPPPPPPPPPPPPPPPPPPPPPPPPPPPPPPPPPPPPPPPPPPPPPPPPPPPPPPPPPPPPPPPPPPPPPPPPPPPPPPPPPPPPPPPPPPPPPPPPPPPPPPPPPPPPPPPPPPPPPPPPPPSPPPPPPPPPPPPPPPPRPVNRRPGPPHPTQPLLRDVLLMWKFWKPGDRRASSANSALAGSAPNGCRR from the exons tcctcccccctcctccccccccctcccccccccccccctcctcccccccccccccctcctcctcccccccccccccccctccctcccccccccccccccccccccccccccccctccccccccccccccccctcctccccccccccccccccccccccccccccccccccccccccctcccctccccccctcccccccccccctcctccccccctcccccccccccccccccccccccccccccccccccccccccccccccccccccccccccccccccccccccccccccccccccccccccccccccccccccccccccccccccccccccccccccccccccccccccccccccccccccccccccccccccctccccccccccccccccccccccccccctcccccccccccccccccccccccccccccccccccccccctccccccccccccccccccccccccccccccccccccccccccccccccccccctcccccccccccccccccccccccccccccccccccccccccccccccccccccccctccccctccccccccccccccccccccccccccccccccccccccccccccccccccccccccccccccccccccccccccccccccccccccccccccccccccccccccccccccccccccccccccccccccccccccccccccccccccccccccccccccccccccccccccccctccccccccccccccccccccccccccccccccccccccccccccccccccccccccccccccccccccccccccccccccccccccccccccccccccccccccccccccccccccccccccccccccccccccccccccccccccccccccccccccccccccccccccccccccccccccccccccccccccccccccccccccccccccccccccccccccccccccccccccccccccccccccccccccccccccccccccccccccccccccccccccccccccccccccccccccccccccccccccccccccccccccccccccccccccccccccccccccccccccccccccccccccccccccccccccccccccccccccccccccccccccccccccccccccccccccccccccccccccccccccccccccccccccccccccccccccccccccccccccccccccccccctccccccccccccccccccccccccccccccccccccccccccccccccccccctccccccccccccccccccccccccccccccccccccccccccccccccccccccccccccccccccccccccccccccccccccccccccccccccccccccccccccccccccccccccccccccccccccccccccccccccccccccccccccccccccccccccccccccccccccccccccccccccccccccccccccccccccccccccccccccccccccccccccccccccccccccccccccccccccccccccccccccccccccccccccccccccccccccccccccccccccccccccccccccccccccccccccccccccccccccccccccccccccccccccccccccccccccccccccccccccccccccccctcccccccccccccccccccctcctccccccccccccccccccccctccccccccccccccccccccccccccccccccccccccccccccccccccc GCCCAGTAAACCGCAGGCCCGGACCCCCTCATCCCACCCAGCCCCTGCTCAGGGACGTGCTTTTAATGTGGAAGTTTTGGAAACCAGGTGACAGAAGAGCATCCTCTGCAAATTCAGCCTTGGCTGGCTCAGCCCCCAACGGCTGTCGGCGATGA